The following proteins are encoded in a genomic region of Reichenbachiella sp.:
- a CDS encoding carboxypeptidase-like regulatory domain-containing protein yields MKRLVLLSVLLLIAIGSQANLPNLDEGTSLKVSGKVIDQSTNQPLAFANIIYNHTGTTTNLQGEFVFQINYHRAENMLFIKFIGYETAAIPLDTDNTNLSIVLKPKAEMLEEVVVVTADQVLEDVNNHHQINYEYSDQLLSSYYKETLSTDKDCIYLAEGIFDIYYPTIYSKEKPTIHARKTRKKTFALLDTLEMPLINGHATDMIDGITRRTDSFIKKEKLDHYTFTKEGLTWYDGKEVFQINFEPKTKKADCRGIIYIDAESKAVIRTEYEPLLEGQTFWKKVKWTEEYKEVNNSWYIHRVSYLGEWDQHGEAVTFEALLVVTDFETITDKPQLSEALSKSDIFFHQASTFSENFWEDFNYIKLNEKEKLALGN; encoded by the coding sequence ATGAAGCGATTGGTTCTATTATCCGTATTGCTACTGATAGCGATCGGATCACAAGCCAACCTTCCTAACCTAGATGAAGGGACTTCTTTAAAAGTTTCCGGCAAAGTCATTGATCAGTCGACTAACCAGCCGCTGGCTTTTGCAAACATCATATATAATCATACAGGCACAACGACAAATCTTCAGGGGGAGTTTGTATTTCAGATCAATTATCATCGAGCTGAAAATATGCTCTTTATCAAATTTATAGGCTATGAAACCGCTGCCATTCCATTAGATACTGACAACACTAACCTGTCCATAGTGCTTAAACCTAAGGCAGAAATGCTTGAAGAAGTGGTGGTAGTAACTGCAGATCAGGTACTGGAAGATGTAAACAACCATCATCAGATCAACTATGAATATTCTGACCAATTGCTCTCCTCCTACTACAAAGAAACGCTCAGTACAGATAAGGATTGTATCTATTTGGCTGAAGGCATTTTTGATATTTATTACCCCACGATATACAGTAAAGAAAAGCCAACAATCCATGCGCGCAAAACACGAAAGAAAACATTTGCCTTGCTTGACACCTTAGAGATGCCTTTGATTAATGGGCACGCTACTGATATGATTGATGGTATCACAAGAAGAACGGACAGCTTCATTAAAAAGGAAAAATTAGATCATTACACTTTTACTAAAGAGGGTCTGACGTGGTATGATGGAAAAGAAGTTTTTCAAATCAACTTTGAACCAAAAACTAAAAAAGCAGATTGCAGAGGAATCATTTACATTGATGCTGAATCTAAAGCAGTCATTCGAACCGAATATGAACCGCTGCTGGAAGGTCAAACTTTCTGGAAGAAAGTAAAATGGACAGAGGAATATAAGGAAGTAAACAATAGCTGGTATATCCATCGCGTTTCCTACTTAGGTGAGTGGGATCAGCATGGAGAAGCGGTCACATTTGAAGCATTGTTGGTTGTAACTGACTTTGAAACTATCACCGACAAACCTCAACTTTCGGAAGCACTTTCAAAAAGTGACATCTTCTTCCACCAGGCCTCTACGTTTTCTGAGAATTTCTGGGAAGACTTCAACTACATCAAGCTGAACGAAAAAGAGAAATTGGCATTGGGCAATTAA
- the nrfA gene encoding ammonia-forming cytochrome c nitrite reductase, with amino-acid sequence MSKPKIRLWLLFAATAVVAFLLSMLANSIMNRKAESKFAYAPQVVIGENEPRNRVWGENFPRQYQSFLQTADTSFASYQNGSRMTDMLDKDPNLVVLWAGYGFSKDYNAPRGHYYAVEDIQNTLRTGGPTEPGTGPMPATCWTCKSPDIPRLMNEMGIDEFYKGKWYDKGAEVNNAIGCADCHNPKTMSLRITRPALIEAFEAQGKDINKASYQEMRSLVCAQCHVEYYFNKKIPGKEGIPYLVFPWKNGMTVEAAEQYYDDMDFADWTHAISKAPMLKAQHPGYELYKTGVHAKRGVSCADCHMPYKTEGGQKFTDHHIRSPLDNVTNSCQVCHRQEKSDLVGDVYERQKKIKSNVDVLEQQLVLLHVEAGKAWELGATQEDMEDILMDIRHAQWRWDYAVASHGGSFHAPVEVSRIVASAIHIAQNGRLKLARLLSSMGYNEIVEMPDISTKAKAQDYIGLDMEALEKEKENFKETIIPQWLEEAKQREDKMGVKTVSLND; translated from the coding sequence ATGTCTAAACCAAAAATACGTCTCTGGTTATTGTTTGCAGCTACAGCTGTAGTTGCTTTCTTATTAAGTATGCTGGCCAACAGTATCATGAACCGAAAAGCTGAGTCTAAATTTGCTTATGCCCCTCAAGTGGTCATCGGTGAAAATGAACCTCGCAATAGAGTATGGGGAGAAAACTTTCCTCGCCAGTACCAGTCCTTTTTACAAACTGCAGACACTTCATTTGCCAGCTATCAAAACGGCAGCAGGATGACTGATATGCTGGATAAAGACCCAAATCTGGTTGTGCTTTGGGCGGGTTATGGTTTTTCTAAAGACTATAATGCACCTCGAGGGCACTACTATGCGGTTGAGGATATTCAAAATACATTAAGGACTGGTGGGCCTACAGAACCAGGTACCGGTCCCATGCCAGCTACGTGCTGGACATGTAAGAGTCCTGACATTCCAAGACTGATGAACGAAATGGGGATCGATGAATTCTACAAGGGGAAATGGTATGACAAAGGGGCAGAAGTAAATAACGCCATTGGTTGTGCGGATTGTCATAATCCTAAGACTATGAGTCTAAGAATTACTCGTCCGGCTTTGATAGAAGCTTTCGAGGCACAAGGCAAAGACATTAATAAGGCTTCCTACCAAGAGATGCGTTCTTTGGTTTGTGCACAATGCCACGTCGAGTACTATTTCAATAAGAAAATTCCTGGCAAAGAAGGAATTCCTTACTTGGTCTTTCCATGGAAAAATGGGATGACCGTAGAAGCAGCCGAGCAGTACTACGACGACATGGACTTTGCTGATTGGACACATGCCATCAGTAAGGCACCCATGCTCAAAGCACAGCATCCGGGCTATGAACTCTATAAAACAGGGGTGCATGCTAAGCGTGGAGTTTCTTGTGCCGATTGTCACATGCCATATAAAACCGAGGGTGGACAGAAATTTACCGATCATCATATTCGCTCTCCATTGGACAACGTGACCAATTCCTGTCAGGTCTGTCACCGACAAGAGAAGTCTGATCTAGTAGGCGATGTGTACGAAAGGCAGAAAAAAATAAAATCCAATGTGGACGTGCTAGAGCAACAGTTAGTACTTTTGCACGTAGAAGCTGGCAAGGCTTGGGAGCTTGGTGCTACGCAAGAAGATATGGAGGATATTCTCATGGATATTCGACATGCACAGTGGCGCTGGGATTATGCAGTTGCTTCTCACGGTGGGTCATTTCATGCTCCCGTAGAAGTGAGCCGCATCGTAGCTTCCGCCATTCATATTGCCCAAAATGGGCGGTTAAAGTTGGCTCGACTGCTGTCCTCTATGGGCTACAACGAAATAGTGGAGATGCCTGACATTTCTACTAAAGCGAAAGCTCAGGACTATATAGGACTAGACATGGAAGCATTGGAAAAAGAGAAAGAAAATTTCAAAGAGACCATCATTCCTCAGTGGCTAGAAGAAGCCAAGCAGCGAGAAGACAAAATGGGAGTCAAAACAGTTTCATTAAACGATTGA
- a CDS encoding PAS domain S-box protein: MYIHLYQFRRVAFMEIQSTVSALLGMLILGSGVYSIYQGAWSRRFKQRIPPNKKLLQENKNLKFMLRQAQQEVKIGSWEWNTRTNEVYWSDEMYTIFDIPKDQGPNIDHLRKQIFEEDRPMFDQSMRDHLNGRVSRRMEYRIRTQSGDIKYIAATGRAIFDKDKKPNSLFGTAQDITTQKEISKSLFQEKKKYHLLADSLPVAIFRSNVKGELLFVNQAMVDMFGFESEEELLRQNCFALYANPVDREELLDELNESGKLTDYQMTFQRNDGTTFIGEQNSLIEGNELHGIVQDITERVESEKEKSNLIETLKGQNKDLEEFAFIISHNLRSPLSNMMGLTKIFDKSSVTSDNLEILNLIEQSTVNLDQIIKDLNQTLTVREGQKKLREVIDLYPMVHDILVTFKNVIEDNNIQIEFDIMPDAQLKSVHDFIKNILSYLVDNAIKFRRSDVQPKVKISFEETSDKYVLSICDNGIGIDLEADENRLFLIYEKLDGKMDGRGLGLYLVKNHVNALNGKIKVESQLHQGSKFIIELPKE; the protein is encoded by the coding sequence ATGTACATCCACCTGTACCAGTTTCGCAGAGTAGCATTTATGGAGATACAGAGTACTGTGAGTGCTCTGCTCGGTATGTTAATACTAGGGAGCGGAGTATACTCAATTTATCAAGGCGCGTGGAGCCGACGATTCAAGCAGCGCATACCACCTAACAAAAAATTACTTCAGGAAAACAAAAACCTGAAGTTCATGCTTAGGCAAGCACAGCAGGAAGTTAAAATCGGCAGTTGGGAATGGAATACCCGAACCAATGAAGTTTATTGGTCGGATGAGATGTATACTATTTTTGACATCCCCAAAGATCAGGGACCTAACATTGATCATCTTCGAAAGCAAATATTCGAAGAGGACAGACCGATGTTTGACCAGTCTATGAGAGATCATTTGAATGGTCGAGTTTCAAGAAGAATGGAATACCGCATTCGAACGCAGTCTGGTGACATCAAGTATATTGCCGCTACAGGAAGAGCCATCTTTGATAAAGACAAAAAACCAAATAGTCTTTTCGGAACTGCACAAGACATTACTACTCAAAAAGAAATTTCAAAATCACTTTTTCAAGAGAAGAAAAAGTATCATTTGCTGGCAGACAGTTTACCGGTAGCTATTTTCAGATCTAATGTCAAAGGTGAGCTACTGTTTGTCAATCAGGCCATGGTAGATATGTTTGGTTTTGAATCCGAAGAAGAACTTCTTAGGCAGAATTGTTTTGCGCTGTACGCCAACCCCGTAGATAGAGAAGAACTTTTGGACGAGCTAAATGAGAGTGGTAAGCTTACAGATTATCAGATGACTTTCCAGCGTAATGACGGTACAACATTTATAGGAGAGCAAAACTCTTTAATTGAAGGAAACGAGCTACACGGGATTGTACAGGATATTACTGAACGCGTCGAAAGCGAAAAAGAAAAATCTAACCTTATTGAAACATTGAAAGGTCAGAATAAAGATTTGGAAGAATTTGCTTTCATTATTTCTCATAATCTCAGAAGCCCACTCTCGAATATGATGGGGCTTACAAAGATTTTTGACAAGTCTTCAGTCACCTCTGACAATCTCGAAATTCTAAACTTAATCGAGCAAAGCACCGTTAATCTCGACCAGATAATAAAAGACCTGAATCAAACATTAACCGTACGAGAAGGACAGAAAAAACTTCGTGAAGTCATCGACCTCTACCCTATGGTTCATGATATTTTAGTGACATTCAAGAATGTAATTGAAGACAACAACATTCAGATAGAATTTGATATCATGCCAGATGCCCAGTTGAAATCTGTCCATGACTTCATTAAAAACATACTCTCCTATCTCGTTGATAATGCTATCAAATTCAGACGGTCGGATGTACAGCCAAAGGTGAAAATTAGTTTTGAGGAGACTAGTGACAAATACGTACTTTCGATTTGTGACAATGGTATCGGGATAGACCTAGAAGCGGATGAAAATAGACTCTTCCTCATTTATGAAAAACTAGATGGCAAGATGGATGGCAGAGGCTTAGGTCTGTACTTGGTTAAAAATCATGTCAATGCCTTAAATGGCAAAATCAAAGTAGAAAGTCAACTGCACCAAGGATCTAAATTTATTATTGAGCTACCTAAAGAATAG
- a CDS encoding TlpA disulfide reductase family protein: MSKKLKKLHSFYIAALLLVSAACQPTDKIDYVLLSGVITNTDGSYVTVKGNDYSYDIDLNEEGTFSDTLRLKRGFYLFYSGRERTNIFLDNGFDVKLSLDQPMFDETLVFNGEGKGSNINNYLANKARLDEELTVDFQTLFSKEESDFISTLQNWDSKMKELLSTSQIKDKDFVELENRNLGYEYQTQFINYEYYHQYATKDFEFKASADFNQNITTVDVNNESDFNSLRNYKSLLQSHFGYMIQHGQIDEAFAAIRNISSSTIQQGLLPSFVYDVEAGNEDAEAIYNGIVSISTDSAIVAKLSDKIEKIRKLQVGMPSPSFAYQSINGETVGLQDLNGKYLYVDVWATWCGPCLREIPALKQLESDYHNAPIEFVSISIDTEKDFEKWQNMVADKDLKGVQLFADSDWQSDFVKAYAIDGIPRFIIIDPEGNIVDPNAPRPSDPQTRSLFDRFAVKS, translated from the coding sequence ATGTCAAAAAAACTCAAAAAACTCCACTCATTTTATATAGCCGCCCTGCTACTTGTTTCTGCCGCTTGCCAGCCTACTGACAAAATTGATTACGTACTTCTTTCTGGTGTCATCACAAATACTGATGGCTCCTATGTTACCGTTAAAGGCAATGATTATTCGTATGATATTGATCTGAATGAAGAAGGTACTTTTTCAGACACCTTGAGACTTAAAAGAGGATTTTATCTCTTTTATTCTGGTAGAGAAAGAACCAATATCTTCTTGGATAACGGGTTTGATGTAAAGCTCTCCTTAGATCAACCTATGTTCGATGAAACACTAGTTTTCAATGGAGAAGGGAAAGGCTCCAACATCAATAACTACCTGGCCAACAAAGCGCGCTTGGACGAAGAGCTGACTGTTGATTTTCAGACCTTGTTCTCAAAAGAAGAATCAGATTTTATCTCTACTTTGCAAAACTGGGATTCAAAAATGAAGGAACTTCTCTCCACTTCACAAATCAAGGATAAGGATTTCGTTGAATTGGAGAATAGAAATCTAGGGTATGAATATCAAACGCAATTCATCAATTACGAATACTATCACCAATACGCAACGAAAGACTTCGAATTTAAAGCATCTGCGGACTTCAACCAGAATATAACTACAGTAGATGTAAACAATGAAAGTGATTTCAATAGCCTAAGAAATTACAAAAGTTTGCTACAAAGTCATTTTGGTTATATGATTCAGCATGGTCAAATAGACGAGGCCTTTGCAGCTATAAGAAACATCAGTTCCTCTACAATCCAGCAAGGACTACTACCAAGCTTCGTCTACGATGTAGAAGCAGGCAACGAAGATGCTGAAGCCATTTACAACGGTATTGTTTCTATTAGTACAGATAGCGCTATTGTTGCTAAGCTTAGCGACAAAATAGAAAAAATCAGAAAACTGCAGGTGGGCATGCCCTCACCTTCTTTTGCGTACCAAAGCATTAATGGAGAAACAGTTGGTTTACAAGATCTAAATGGGAAATACCTATATGTTGATGTTTGGGCTACCTGGTGCGGGCCTTGTTTGAGAGAAATTCCTGCATTAAAGCAATTGGAAAGCGACTACCACAATGCTCCAATCGAGTTTGTTAGTATTTCAATTGATACGGAGAAAGATTTTGAAAAATGGCAAAATATGGTCGCGGACAAGGATCTTAAAGGCGTACAGTTATTCGCTGATAGTGATTGGCAGTCTGACTTTGTAAAAGCTTATGCTATTGATGGCATTCCAAGGTTTATAATCATTGATCCAGAAGGCAACATTGTAGACCCAAATGCTCCTCGCCCATCGGATCCTCAGACAAGAAGTCTATTTGATAGGTTTGCTGTAAAATCCTAG
- the dnaN gene encoding DNA polymerase III subunit beta has protein sequence MKFIVSSSYLLKQLSAINGVITTNPVVPILENFLFEINDGKLTITASDLQTSMITELEVEAKENGSIAVPSKILLETLRNLPEQPVTFSIDEETYSIEINSDNGRYKLAGENATDFPKVPNVSDGNDVNISSDVLGNAINNTILATSSDELRPAMTGVYLNLSETNTTFVATDGHRLIRYRRVDIASDNGASMIIPRKALTLLKSTLPSSNTNVNVQYNVANAFFKFDGIHMVCRLIDERFPDYENVIPANNDNEMIIDRTELLGSLKRIAIYANKTTHQVRLKITGSELVISSEDLDFSNEANERLSCDHNGADIEIGFNGKFLIEMLANIDSTQVSMKFSEPNKAGLIFPVDKDDNEDLLMLVMPVMLSNYSA, from the coding sequence ATGAAATTTATAGTTTCTTCCTCTTACCTACTCAAACAGTTATCCGCCATCAATGGCGTAATCACTACCAATCCTGTAGTTCCAATTTTGGAAAACTTCCTGTTTGAAATCAATGATGGTAAACTGACCATAACTGCCTCTGACTTGCAAACTTCTATGATCACTGAGCTGGAAGTAGAAGCTAAGGAAAATGGTAGTATAGCCGTACCATCAAAAATATTATTAGAGACGCTGAGAAATCTTCCAGAGCAGCCAGTTACTTTTAGTATTGACGAAGAAACTTATAGCATCGAAATCAATTCTGATAACGGTCGATATAAATTGGCCGGAGAGAATGCTACTGATTTCCCTAAGGTGCCAAACGTGTCTGATGGAAATGATGTGAACATCTCTTCTGACGTTTTGGGCAATGCTATTAACAATACTATTCTGGCAACCAGTAGTGATGAACTTAGACCTGCCATGACAGGAGTCTATTTGAACTTGTCAGAAACGAATACCACTTTCGTAGCTACGGATGGACATCGTTTGATTAGATACAGAAGAGTAGATATTGCTTCGGACAATGGAGCAAGCATGATCATTCCTAGAAAAGCATTGACCTTGCTAAAGTCTACTTTACCAAGTAGCAATACCAACGTGAATGTGCAGTACAACGTAGCGAATGCTTTTTTTAAGTTCGACGGTATTCACATGGTTTGTCGATTGATCGATGAACGTTTCCCTGATTACGAAAACGTAATTCCTGCCAACAACGACAATGAAATGATCATTGACAGAACAGAGTTGTTGGGATCGTTGAAGCGTATTGCGATTTATGCCAACAAAACTACGCATCAGGTAAGGTTGAAGATCACAGGTAGCGAATTAGTGATTTCATCTGAGGATTTAGATTTCTCAAATGAGGCTAACGAAAGGTTATCATGCGATCACAATGGAGCTGACATTGAAATAGGGTTCAATGGTAAATTCTTGATTGAGATGTTAGCTAACATAGATTCAACTCAGGTTTCTATGAAGTTTTCAGAACCAAATAAGGCCGGATTGATCTTCCCAGTTGACAAAGATGATAACGAAGATTTGTTGATGCTCGTAATGCCAGTGATGTTGAGCAACTACTCGGCCTAA
- the nrfH gene encoding cytochrome c nitrite reductase small subunit: MLRKLLPPDEWLLPVTVLVGLIVGLGFYVLHLSKAVSYLSDDPATCINCHVMTTEYVTWNHSAHRNVATCNDCHVPHDNVFNKYYFKAKDGLYHASVYTLRAEPQAITMRKPSEHVVQNNCIRCHAGQVTDAKMTDWVASHEESRFGRRCWECHRDTPHGRVKSLSSVELNVEPLSIKQQQKEFIPSWIKDQLKK; encoded by the coding sequence ATGCTTCGAAAATTATTGCCTCCTGATGAATGGCTATTACCAGTAACGGTTTTAGTTGGTTTGATTGTTGGTCTGGGATTTTATGTCCTTCACCTTTCAAAGGCAGTTTCATATCTATCGGACGATCCAGCTACCTGCATCAACTGTCATGTGATGACTACCGAATACGTCACCTGGAATCATAGTGCCCACCGCAATGTAGCTACCTGCAATGACTGTCATGTGCCTCATGATAATGTTTTTAATAAATATTATTTCAAAGCAAAGGATGGCTTGTATCATGCTTCAGTATATACACTTCGGGCCGAACCTCAGGCCATCACCATGAGAAAGCCTAGTGAGCATGTAGTTCAAAATAACTGTATTAGATGTCACGCTGGTCAAGTGACAGATGCTAAAATGACGGACTGGGTAGCGAGTCATGAAGAAAGCCGTTTTGGTAGAAGGTGCTGGGAATGCCACCGTGATACCCCGCATGGAAGAGTAAAAAGCCTGTCCTCTGTGGAGCTCAATGTGGAACCACTCTCTATCAAGCAGCAGCAAAAAGAATTTATTCCATCTTGGATCAAAGATCAACTGAAAAAGTAA
- a CDS encoding DMT family transporter: protein MNKSRVLGVVLALLGVVLFSAKAVMVKLAYQYDVDAVSLLLLRMLFALPLYLVIAFVKRPKDPKVMKPKIYLWIIGLGVVGYYLASLFDFIGLQFIKASLERIILFVYPTIVLLISRIFFKKLITKRQMLAIGLTYLGVVLAFSLEFSLEGKGLFIGGGLIFLSAITYASYIAGSGWLIPKIGATVFTSYAMIVSCLCVLVHYSWVGNFDLMNYPMEVYGLGFAMAVLSTVIPSYLVSYSIKMIGAPSFAIVASFGPISTILLASYFLGETMHWAQWFGTILVLVGVFFVTKKD, encoded by the coding sequence ATGAACAAATCAAGAGTACTTGGAGTTGTGCTTGCCTTGCTTGGCGTGGTGCTATTTTCTGCTAAGGCAGTAATGGTAAAGCTGGCTTACCAGTATGATGTTGATGCGGTATCGCTGCTGCTTTTGCGCATGTTATTTGCGCTACCATTATACCTAGTGATCGCTTTTGTCAAACGCCCGAAAGACCCGAAGGTCATGAAGCCTAAGATCTATTTATGGATTATAGGGCTTGGAGTAGTAGGGTACTACTTAGCAAGCCTCTTTGATTTTATCGGATTGCAGTTTATTAAAGCAAGCTTGGAGCGAATCATCTTATTTGTTTATCCCACAATTGTTCTTCTTATATCCAGAATATTTTTCAAGAAGCTAATTACCAAACGTCAGATGCTGGCGATCGGGCTGACCTACCTTGGTGTGGTGCTTGCCTTCTCACTCGAATTCTCTTTGGAAGGAAAAGGTCTGTTCATAGGAGGCGGATTGATCTTCTTAAGCGCAATAACTTATGCTTCTTATATCGCTGGTAGTGGATGGTTGATTCCCAAAATAGGTGCAACGGTTTTTACTTCGTATGCCATGATTGTTTCCTGCCTATGCGTCTTAGTTCATTATAGTTGGGTTGGGAATTTTGATTTGATGAATTATCCAATGGAGGTATATGGATTAGGTTTTGCCATGGCGGTTTTGTCGACGGTTATTCCTTCGTATCTGGTGTCCTACTCGATCAAGATGATTGGAGCACCAAGCTTTGCTATAGTGGCAAGTTTTGGCCCTATTTCTACGATTTTATTGGCGAGTTATTTCTTGGGTGAGACCATGCATTGGGCACAATGGTTTGGGACGATATTGGTGTTAGTCGGAGTATTCTTTGTTACGAAAAAAGATTGA
- a CDS encoding heavy metal translocating P-type ATPase: MKHTYQVTGLSCNGCKSHVEESLSKIPHVDDVEVSLKEGKVEIEMSEHIPLSSFQNVLADSQYDIYPEDHKVEEKKLAPLPSIGAGGVYYCPMHCEGDKTYAKPGHCPVCGMDLVPEVSSENANESEEDKSYQDLLRKFRVATAFTIPIFIIAMSEMIPGNPLFEWMPVMYWNWVQLILSIPVVFYATWMFFQRAYASIRSGMYNMFTLIGIGAGVAWLFSLFGLLFPQVFPDHFRTASGSIHMYFESAAVILTLVLLGQLLEVRAHRKTNSAVKQLLQLAPNKAIKVEQGKELEISIDQIRVGDILRVKPGDKIPVDGEIIEGESIIDESMITGESVPVHKTMKDHVSAGTVNGKQSFLMKANKVGADTLLAQIIGMVKQASRSRAPIQKLADKISSYFVPAVVAVSIITFLVWLVFGPEPSMVYALVNAIAVLIIACPCALGLATPMSVMVGVGKGAELGVLIKEAASLEKMNQVNTLIIDKTGTVTEGKPSVEQVIAFDFDQEKLISLMASVNQQSEHPLAEATVRYANEKEIELIRIDNFESITGQGVKANVEGAEVLIGNKRLFENQGVNFTNEINELAMKQQELGKTVSYLVFNSKLVGLIILSDQIKNTSRQAIQELKEKGIKIIMMTGDNALTAQAVADDLELDEVVAECLPEDKMNRVAKLKEAGRVVAMAGDGINDAPALALADVGIAMGTGTDVAIESAAITLVKGDLHGIVKAKALSESVMSNIKQNLFFALAYNGLGVPLAAGALYPFFGILLSPMIAAVAMSFSSVSVITNALRLRTLKIS, from the coding sequence ATGAAACACACTTATCAAGTTACTGGCTTATCGTGCAATGGATGCAAATCGCACGTAGAAGAATCGTTGTCTAAGATTCCTCATGTAGATGATGTGGAAGTGAGTCTCAAAGAAGGCAAAGTAGAAATCGAAATGTCTGAGCATATACCGCTTTCTTCTTTTCAAAATGTCTTAGCCGATTCTCAGTACGACATTTATCCAGAAGATCACAAAGTAGAAGAAAAGAAACTGGCGCCGTTACCATCTATAGGTGCAGGCGGTGTGTATTACTGTCCGATGCATTGTGAAGGCGACAAGACTTATGCAAAGCCCGGTCATTGTCCAGTTTGCGGGATGGATCTGGTGCCTGAAGTCTCTTCGGAAAATGCTAACGAATCAGAGGAGGACAAATCATATCAGGATTTGTTAAGGAAATTTAGAGTAGCTACGGCTTTTACTATTCCTATTTTTATCATAGCCATGTCTGAAATGATACCTGGCAATCCATTGTTTGAATGGATGCCAGTGATGTATTGGAATTGGGTGCAATTGATACTCTCTATTCCTGTGGTATTTTATGCGACCTGGATGTTTTTTCAAAGAGCATATGCCTCCATTAGATCTGGGATGTATAATATGTTTACCTTAATCGGAATAGGAGCAGGAGTGGCCTGGTTATTTAGCTTGTTCGGATTGCTATTTCCACAAGTGTTTCCTGATCATTTTAGAACAGCATCAGGTAGTATTCATATGTACTTTGAGTCCGCAGCTGTTATTTTAACTTTAGTGCTACTAGGGCAATTGTTGGAGGTACGAGCACATAGAAAAACGAATAGCGCAGTGAAGCAACTGCTTCAGCTAGCCCCCAATAAAGCCATTAAAGTAGAGCAAGGCAAGGAATTGGAGATTTCCATTGACCAAATTCGAGTCGGAGATATCCTGCGTGTAAAGCCAGGCGATAAAATTCCAGTCGACGGTGAAATTATTGAAGGAGAAAGTATCATCGACGAGTCTATGATTACAGGCGAGTCGGTTCCTGTTCATAAAACAATGAAAGATCATGTAAGCGCCGGAACAGTCAATGGCAAACAGTCCTTTCTAATGAAAGCAAATAAGGTGGGAGCGGATACTTTGTTAGCTCAAATCATTGGGATGGTGAAGCAGGCGAGCAGAAGTCGAGCGCCTATTCAGAAACTAGCGGATAAGATATCAAGCTATTTTGTACCTGCAGTGGTGGCAGTATCTATCATTACTTTTTTGGTTTGGTTAGTTTTTGGCCCAGAGCCATCTATGGTTTATGCTTTGGTGAATGCCATTGCGGTGTTAATTATAGCCTGTCCATGTGCTTTGGGTTTGGCGACACCGATGTCTGTGATGGTAGGCGTAGGTAAAGGAGCAGAATTAGGCGTTTTGATCAAAGAAGCGGCTTCATTAGAAAAAATGAATCAAGTGAATACCTTGATTATAGACAAAACTGGGACGGTAACTGAGGGAAAACCTTCGGTGGAGCAGGTAATCGCTTTTGATTTTGACCAAGAAAAATTGATTAGCCTGATGGCCTCAGTCAATCAACAAAGCGAGCACCCATTGGCGGAGGCCACGGTCAGATATGCGAATGAAAAAGAAATAGAATTAATCAGAATCGACAATTTCGAATCTATTACTGGTCAAGGCGTGAAGGCCAACGTAGAAGGGGCAGAGGTTTTGATAGGAAATAAAAGGCTGTTTGAGAATCAGGGAGTGAATTTCACCAACGAGATAAATGAACTAGCTATGAAACAACAAGAATTGGGAAAAACAGTTTCTTATCTGGTATTTAATTCTAAACTGGTGGGTTTAATCATACTCAGCGATCAAATAAAGAACACTTCACGACAAGCGATTCAGGAATTAAAAGAAAAGGGAATAAAGATTATCATGATGACAGGTGATAATGCACTGACGGCTCAGGCGGTCGCAGATGACCTGGAATTAGATGAAGTAGTCGCAGAGTGCTTGCCAGAGGATAAAATGAACCGTGTAGCAAAACTCAAAGAAGCTGGTAGAGTAGTGGCCATGGCGGGTGATGGGATCAATGATGCCCCGGCATTGGCTCTGGCTGATGTGGGAATTGCGATGGGGACCGGTACAGATGTAGCTATCGAAAGTGCAGCGATTACTTTGGTCAAAGGTGATTTACATGGAATTGTAAAAGCCAAGGCATTGAGCGAATCGGTCATGAGCAACATCAAACAAAATCTGTTTTTCGCGCTAGCCTATAATGGACTTGGTGTGCCGCTAGCGGCAGGAGCTTTGTATCCGTTTTTTGGTATACTTTTATCACCGATGATAGCAGCCGTAGCCATGAGTTTTAGTTCAGTTTCTGTCATAACAAACGCACTTCGTTTGAGGACTTTGAAAATCAGCTGA